ATTGAAAAATTGGTCCGTGAATTGGAACACATGATGGAATGAATACGATAGACGATAAGACCTCTTTAGCTGGTTGACAGGAATCCAGCAAATGCAACAATGTTGCAAATGAAGAATTCAGAAAAAACCTGGGATGTAATCATCGTCGGAGGAAGTTTCGCCGGATTAGCTGCGGCACTTGCACTGGGAAGAGCGATTAGGAATGTGCTCGTAATTGACGATAGCAAGCCATGCAACGCAAACACACCTCACGCGCATAATCTTTTGACTCACGATGGAAAACCTCCTTTCGAAATCAAACGACTTGCAAAGGCGGAATTATCAAACTACTCAACCGTTCAATTTTTAGATTCCAAAGCCATCAAAATATCTCAATCGAATCCTCATTTCGAAGTCAAAGTCGAAAGCGGAGAGATTCATTTTGCAAAAAAAATAATATTTGCAACAGGCGTAACAGATGTTATGCCAAATATTCCCGGCTTTAAAGAATCCTGGGGTATTTCAGTATTTCATTGCCCTTATTGTCATGGCTACGAAGTGAGAGATCAAAAATTAGGAGTCTTTGCCAACGGAGATATAGGTTATGAGTCGGTCAAACTGATCAGCCAATGGTCCAAAAACCTGACTTTATTTACAAACGGGCCGTCTTCTCTTTCCAAAGAACAAACCTTGAAATTGAAAGAAAAGGAAATTAAAATCATCGAGACTGAAATTTCCTCAATAGAAAATAACAATGGTTATCTTACTGAAATTCTATTGAAAGACGGAAAAGCAGAACCCCTGAATGCATTGATGGCCCGCGTTCCTTTCGTACAACATTCCCATCTTCCTTTGGATCTGGGAGTTGAGTTGGATGAAATGGGTTATATCAAAGTGGACGGTTTCAATAAAACAAATTTGAAAGGGGTTTATGCCACGGGGGACAGTACGACCATGCTTCGAAGTTTAGCCGCTGCCATTGCATCGGGAACGTTATCAGGAGCCATGATCAACAAAGAATTGATCGGAGATGATTTTTGAATTTCTGAAAACCGGGAAAAGTCGGATATGAGGTCTGATAAAAATATTGAACTGAAATGTTAATTTATTTAGGATCGTATGGAGACGATCCTTCCCAACTTACACATGTACACTCCGAAACCATTCGCCATCACCGACCAAAGTATCATCAATCAAATCATTTATGACAATAGTTTCGCCACACTGGTTTCAGGTACGGAAGGTTCGCTTGTTGCAACACACATCCCTCTGCTTTTAAACCCTTCCGAACAAGTTTTATTCGGACATATTGCACGCCAAAATCCGCAAGGAGAAGTTTTGGATGACCGTGACATTCTCGCGATTTTCCAAGGCCCGCATGCTTATATTTCTCCCAGTTGGTATGAAACGAATAAATCCGTTCCTACTTGGAATTATCTGAGCGTCCATGTTTACGGTAAGGCCAGCCTTGTTCGAAATGAAGAAGAGCTGAGAAAATCTTTGGATGAATTGATCCTGAAATATGAAGGCGAAAACAGTCCCTTCTTTCTCAGGAATATGGACGAAAAATACATCAATGCTTTGATAGGTGGAATCATCGGTATCAAAATCAAGATCACAAAGATAGAAGCGACCGCGAAACTAAGTCAAAATCATAGCCTGGAAAGAAAAAACTTGGTCATTCAAGAGTTAGAAAAACAAAAAGACCAAAATGCAAACGAAATCGCCAAATGGATGAGGGAAAATCTAAATGCCTAAACATAAAAAATTTCAATCGAACAACTATATTCAGTTTTCATTATATTTGTTACTACTTATTCTTAACTCCTCTATCCTACCTTGTGATAAGTTTAAGGATTTTTCCCTTCCTCCGAAGGATGAATCCGATAAAGACAAATCATTTCTGGAATTCAAAACCAAACTCATACAAGCAGTTCAAAAGAAAGATGCGGAATTTCTAAAATCGATTACCGACAAAGACATCAAATTCAGCTTCGGAGAAGAGTCCGGTAAAAAACGATTTTTGGAGTCTTGGGATTTGGATAAAAATCCGAAAGATTCAAACATCTGGTCTAGTTTGGAAAACACATTCAAGTTGGGATTTTCCAAAGACAAGGATGGTTTCTCCGCTCCCTACTTATTCAATCATTTCCCTGAGGAATACGATGCATTCAGTTATTCCCTCATCAGTGGAACGAATGTGAATGTCCGCGCGGAGGCTTCGATCAAATCGAAAGTGGTTACAAAACTAAGCCATAAAATCGTATTTTTAGACAGAGATTCAAACGAAAACGAAGCGGAAGGTTCCAAAGACGAATGCATCTGGCAGAAGGTCTGTCTGGCGAATGGAGAAACCGGTTTTGTGTGCGATCAATATTTGCGAAGCCCAGTGGACTACAGAGCGATTTTTGCGAAGAAGAACAACAAATGGTCAATGGTAGTTTTCATCGCAGGGGACTAAAAATACTTCTCCAAAGATCGTATTTTAGGCTTTTTTCGGCAGATTCGAAATATTCCATTTCGGTTTCATTTGTAACCGTATTGTCAAGACGTAACAGTAATGTAATAATTTTGTAACAATAACAGGCTACATTTCATCTATATCCCCATAAACCTGAGAATTTTTATGGGGCACTCAGAAGAATGTAACCTAAATGAAAAACTTTATCTCAAAACAGACTTCATTTGCACTATTAGTAATTTCAATTTTGCAAATTCATTCCCTACTTGCGGAAGAAACCGGCAAACAAACCAAAGACGAAAATCCTCCCGCCAGGATCAAAGAACTCTATATCGATGAAACAACCGGACAACTTTTTTCCACACCGGGCGCGAACAGAAGAAAGGTTGTTTTGGAAAACCAAGATTACTACACTGTAAAAGTTCCCGAACCTACAAGTGGATTTGCCAATCGCCCGGAAGAACCGGTAAACGAAAAATTAACAATTTCCGGCCGGGTCCAGTTCCGGGGAATCACGGGCCAATCCGGTTCCGTTTATGCCAACGGAAGAGATGACTACAGTGCGGTGGATTGGAACTTCAGACGACTTCGTTTGGGATTTATCTATGAAGGAAATAAATGGTGGGGCGGTTTTGCCAACCTCCGATTGGAAAATGCGATGAGCAATTCCTTCCTTAGAGTCACCAAAGATTCCGCGAGCGGAAATGTAAAAGATGTAAGTCTTGCGAGTTCCAGAGGGATCATTCAAGAAGCAGGGATTTGGTTGAACATTCCTTTTATGAAAACCCGTGTTACATTCGGAACGGTACATGTTCCTTTTCAAAGGGAATACATAATGACCTCTGCCAACCTAACAAATGTTGAACGATCAATGTCTACTTTGGCTTTACCCCAATTTGATACGGGAATCAGTGTGACTTCGCATCTATTGAAACCGATCAATGAAAAATGGGAACGTCTTTTGACAGGACATTTTATGGTGGGAAACGGCCATGGCGGGCCGGGAGATTACGGCTACGGAAGAAGAGTGGACTTGGCAGACGAAAGACCGAATGCACCGAAGCTTCTTTCTCCCGCTTATTACGGAAGATTGCAATGGAATCCTTTGGGAGGATTGGAAAAAGACGGAAAGGATTTGGGTTGGATTGAAGGAGAAGAAATTTTCCAAAGAGATACAAAACTTTCCATAGGAACTGCATTTGCAAGTATGCAAAATGTAAAAGTACCTTCCCCGTTTAACCCTGATTATTACCCTGCAGGAATGGCTCAACCCAGTTTGCTTGCCTACCAAACAACAAGAGACGGAGGAGATCCTGGAACAGCATACGGCGATCAAACCTTAAATAAAACCAGTCCTTCCAGACCGAAATTGGGTATGGTTGCACATACTTATGATTTTACTTTTACCACTCACGGTTTTTATACAAACGGTGCGTATTCCGTTTTTACAGGCTCGGCGGCTCCTCAACATGAAAAAGGTTATCAATTCACATTCGGATATGTGATTCCGTTAGGTGGTGGAAAGTTCATCATGCCGATCACCCGTTTTGACTATTTCCAAGCGGATCTCAATTGGAATAAAAACCTGGAACCAGGAGAAGCGTTTCGTTCCTATTGGGTGGGCTTGAATCTATTCGGAGACAAACACGTATTCAAAGCCCAAATCTTTTATCAGGTATTCAACGATAAGTTGCATAAGACAGCAATCACCGGTGAATCCGTAGATATCCGGGACAATGTCGTTTATTTCCAACTTCAGGCGAATTTCTGGACGGGAACAATGACTCCCGACCGTTTTTCCCGATTGGAATAAAATGCGAGTGATTTTATTCTCTTAAAAATTTCATGGTGTCTCCGAGCAGGAGACCGATTTGAAGGCGCAACTGAATCAATTCATAATGGTTTTGGATTTGGTTGCGCATAACATCACGAATACGTCTATCTACCGTTTGCAATTCAACAATGGACGCTGAGCCGGTTTTATAAGATTTTTCCATAATTTGAAAGTTCTCTTCCGCGGTTCTTTTACTCTCCAAAGAAATATCATTCAATTCGACCAAATTATTATGTTGTTGAATCAACTCGAATAAATACAATCCTGTGTTCTCTCTTAAGAACTGAGATTGGGACTTGGCGAGTTTGATCTCAATCTTCGATTTATCAAATTCGTTTTTCGATAGAAAGCGGTTAAACAAAGGAATTCTTACTCCGAAATTTGCTCCCGCCGAAGAAAATGGATCGGGGTTATTTGCATAAAGCGAATAATCTCCCCTGGAATAATCATAAACATAATTCGGTTGGGTCCAACTTCCGCTAATTCCATAAATTGTCTGTTTGGTGCTGTTTTCATACAAATTTACGAAAAAATCAGGGACCCAAAGCTCGTTGAACCGGACTTGTTTTTGTACTTCGAGAATTTTGACTTGGTTGATGGATAGAACGATATCGAAATTGATTTCGCTTAGATTTTTTTCATATTCCTTAAGAGTTTCTTCCAGAGGCAATGCTTTGAACTCTCTGGCAGGAATCGGTCTCAAAGAAACGTTTTTCAATAAAAATTTTCTGCGGAAGACGGACTGGCTTTTTTGTTGATCTAACTTTGACTTAATGGCATTGTACTTATAAAACAAAAAATCCACTTTCGAGTTTTGAGCCACCATATAGGACTCGATGCCTTGTTTGTATAATTTTTGAATTGTTTGGTATTGTTTCTCGGC
The nucleotide sequence above comes from Leptospira kobayashii. Encoded proteins:
- a CDS encoding NAD(P)/FAD-dependent oxidoreductase, translated to MKNSEKTWDVIIVGGSFAGLAAALALGRAIRNVLVIDDSKPCNANTPHAHNLLTHDGKPPFEIKRLAKAELSNYSTVQFLDSKAIKISQSNPHFEVKVESGEIHFAKKIIFATGVTDVMPNIPGFKESWGISVFHCPYCHGYEVRDQKLGVFANGDIGYESVKLISQWSKNLTLFTNGPSSLSKEQTLKLKEKEIKIIETEISSIENNNGYLTEILLKDGKAEPLNALMARVPFVQHSHLPLDLGVELDEMGYIKVDGFNKTNLKGVYATGDSTTMLRSLAAAIASGTLSGAMINKELIGDDF
- a CDS encoding FMN-binding negative transcriptional regulator; the protein is METILPNLHMYTPKPFAITDQSIINQIIYDNSFATLVSGTEGSLVATHIPLLLNPSEQVLFGHIARQNPQGEVLDDRDILAIFQGPHAYISPSWYETNKSVPTWNYLSVHVYGKASLVRNEEELRKSLDELILKYEGENSPFFLRNMDEKYINALIGGIIGIKIKITKIEATAKLSQNHSLERKNLVIQELEKQKDQNANEIAKWMRENLNA
- a CDS encoding SH3 domain-containing protein is translated as MPKHKKFQSNNYIQFSLYLLLLILNSSILPCDKFKDFSLPPKDESDKDKSFLEFKTKLIQAVQKKDAEFLKSITDKDIKFSFGEESGKKRFLESWDLDKNPKDSNIWSSLENTFKLGFSKDKDGFSAPYLFNHFPEEYDAFSYSLISGTNVNVRAEASIKSKVVTKLSHKIVFLDRDSNENEAEGSKDECIWQKVCLANGETGFVCDQYLRSPVDYRAIFAKKNNKWSMVVFIAGD
- a CDS encoding TolC family protein, with product MFYLLFFALVAEVRGDAIDFFNLPKLVGEKSYELKLKEMEIQRKQVDMDTRNLRYLPSLNFEYAPFFEKLPSEGFDRKGWSRSLNLNWSFQEQGNVVLTNLIMELEYERLLLEYRALFQKELFDQAFQYAETLKLLAFFDYDFSNEEDAEKQYQTIQKLYKQGIESYMVAQNSKVDFLFYKYNAIKSKLDQQKSQSVFRRKFLLKNVSLRPIPAREFKALPLEETLKEYEKNLSEINFDIVLSINQVKILEVQKQVRFNELWVPDFFVNLYENSTKQTIYGISGSWTQPNYVYDYSRGDYSLYANNPDPFSSAGANFGVRIPLFNRFLSKNEFDKSKIEIKLAKSQSQFLRENTGLYLFELIQQHNNLVELNDISLESKRTAEENFQIMEKSYKTGSASIVELQTVDRRIRDVMRNQIQNHYELIQLRLQIGLLLGDTMKFLRE